The stretch of DNA CTGGCCGCTGCCTGTATCACAGTGAAAGCGGCATTTCTGTCTACGACAATTTTATTTTTCGCTGGCTCTCGATGGGGAGTCCGGCGATTCAAAGTTTAATTAATGTTTATAAGCCAGAAAAGCCTGGTCTGAATTATATTAGTGCGCTAATTCTTCCTGCCAGATTATTTCCGGGGCCGAGCTGCTTATTAGGATTAGGAGGAGCTGGGGCTGCGCATGCATTGTCCCCTGTTCTTACTCCTTTCAGTTTGACAGCCATTGAAATTAATGAAGAAATCATTCAGGTGGCGAAAACTTATTTCATGACGGAAAGGCTCAAAAATCTTAATATCATCAACCAGGATGCCAGTACGTTTATTACAAATAACAAGACTCAATTCCAACACATTCTTGTCGACTTATTTGATGCGCACCGCTTTCCTCCCAATTGCTATAATCCGCAGTTTTTTAGTGACTGTCAGAACGCTCTTTCAGCCAACGGCTACCTTAGCGTTAACCTGGCCAATCGCAAGGAACAATATCCAGTTTTTCAATGGCTAAAACATCAGTTCGACATGTCAACATTGGTATTACCTGTCAGGAAATCAATGAATATGATTATTATCGCTGCAGACAAACCTGCTCTGGATATACTCATAGAGCAATTGAAAGCAAGAAAAATAATACGCGCTCTCGCTTGGGATCCAATCTGGAACCGCATTGCAAGAACTGATTAAAACCACTAATTGATTTACCAGCAGAAAAAAAATCCCGGCTGCGAGCAGTCGGGATTTCAAATAAAGCGGTGTTTTCTCTGATGTTTTATTTAGAAGAAGCGACCTGAACTTGCAGTTTGGCAATCACATCACTATGAACGTGAACTTCAACCACATAGTCACCAATTGAATGGATAGGACCTTCAGGCATTACGATTTCTCGTTTACTCACTTCAACTGACTGCGCTTTCAGAGCATCTTTAATCTCACTAGCGCCTACAGAACCATACAATTTACCTTCATCGCTTGCCATTGCATTGATAACCACAGTGATATCATTCAGCTTGGCCGCGCGTTGCTCAGCATTGCTCAATGATTGCTGAGCTTTTTTCTCAAGATCCGCTCTTCTTTGTTCAAAAAGTTCAATGTTTTTTGCTGTAGCAAAAACTGCTTTGCTTTGTGGAATCAGGAAATTTCTTCCATAACCTGGCTTAACTTTTACTTTATCGCCGAGATTACCCAGATTTCTTACTTTTTCTAATAAAATAACTTCCATTACTAAACCCCTTTTGAATTGCTGGCTTTAGAAGCCAGACGCAATCTAAAATTAAACATACTATCGAGAGAACCAAACAATATATAAACCCGCAACATTAAATCAGGTCTCATAACAAGCGGAATAAGCAGCAGAGCCAAGCTAATGGCACGACCTTTTTTAGGCGTTAGACTGAACATAAGGCAAAGCCCGGCAATCATTAAATAAACGCTCAAAACAGGTAAGCAACTTATTGCTGCCAGATTATTCAGGTATGCACCCACCATTGCAATTCCAAAAAGCCCGACAATCGGGCGACTGGCTCTAAAGGCCATCAATTCTTTTTTGAATCCACCAGGATAAAAAAGAATTGACTGGATATAACGGGCAAACAATAAAGGAGCAAGTGCAGAAATCGCGATACAAGCTTCTTTAATACCAAAAAAATAACTGGCAAAAAATGAGATATCGCCTGAATTCTCCTTCGGCAGATTTTCGAGTAAATCACTTGAATTCAATTTACTGAAAATCAGCAGTATGTAGTTATATTCGTTAATAATGTAATCAGGTATGATGCTGCAAGTCAGAGCTATTACCAACAGTGTTACACCCAGTGTTGCTGAAGCAACCCATTGCCAGCTTGCAGATGCCCTCAATACCATTGCAGCAAAAAAGCAAATTATATTGGTTAGCAAAATACTAACCGCAATGTATGGTACTGAATAACTGGCATTAGCTGCCAGCATGGATGCAACCAGGCTGGTTAATAACAAGCCCACGCCGCTTCTGGCTCCCTGACGCAATGTAATCAGTGCAACAATCACCAGAGATAGCCATGAAGCAAACGGCACAAACGGAAGTACTGCCGCCAAAGAATAGGCAAAGAGTTTATTCTTTAGCAGAAGATTTCCCTGTTTGTACAGTAATGTGCTCATACCCAATTAAATCTTATTTATGGCTATCGCAATAAGGTAACAAGCCTAGGAAGCGTGCTCGCTTGATTGCCTGCGCCAATTGTCTTTGGAATCTGGTTTGAGTACCTGTAATTCGGCTAGGCACAATCTTTCCAGTTTCAGTGATATAATTTTTTAACAGATTAATATCTTTATAATCGATTTCGTTTGAGCCTTCAGAGCTGAAACGGCACATTTTTTTTCTGCGAAAATAGGATGTAGTTGACATAGTTTAATTCCTTAGGCTGCACGAGTGTCTTTTTCTTTTTTCATCTGAACTGATTCAGTAGTGATTGCTTCATCACGTTTGATAACCATGTGACGAATAATTGCATCATTAAACTTGAATGCGTTCAGAAGTTCATTAAGCGCCGCCTGATTACATTCAATGTTCATTAAAATGTAATGCGCTTTGTGCACTTCAGCAATAGGGTATGCCAATTGTCTGCGGCCCCAGTCTTCTTTGCGGTGAATAATACCGTTATTATTGGTAACGATACCTTCATAACGCTCGACCATTGCAGGAACTTGTTCACTTTGATCAGGATGAACAAGGAATACGATTTCATAATGTCGCATAGTGTATCCTTATGGAAAAAGCCTCTCCTACTGGATGAGGCAAGGTTTAAAAAGCGAGTAAGTTTAACCCATTTTCAAACTCCGGGCAATGCTCGATTATTTAAGCGTGAAAATCACAACCGTTTGCACTATGAATTGATATACTCATAGCTCACTATAGCAGTATTATGCATAACTGGGGCAATAACATGGTTTGGAGAGTTGCTCAAAGACCTGGCAGTCCCGGTAAGCAGAACGTAGCATTGCTTTTAGGGTGGTATTGATATATAACATACTAAAAAAAAAAGAGATTTTACATGGAAATAATAACCCTTTCATTTGAAGAGCCTTTGACCGTATCTATCAATGGGGAAATCGTTCAGATTGTTGCGTTCAAAACCCCGGAACATGGCAACATTAAATTTGGAGTTGAAGCCCCGCGCAGTATTAAAGTACATCGTGAAGAAATTCATCAGGCTATCAAGCAAAAAGAGAAAGAAGCCGAACTCGTAACTGAATAAGTAATGCCAACTACAATATTCAACCACAGCTGTTTGCTATTACAACTGCTCTCATTATTTTCCTTTGCTTCAATTGCATTTGCTATTAACTGCTTTTTTTACCAATTTCCAGGTAATAATTATTTCCCTGAAGGCTCTGCCGGCATAGGAACTTCCTTATTATTAATGCTTGCCGGTTGCAGGTTACTGTTAAATAACAATCATCATCTGGTAAAAATACTTCAGGAAATCCTGCTCTTTTATATCATTATGTCTCTCATCGCGTTTACAACTAACGCGGTGCAATTTACTCCATTTTCTCCCATTGATCGCTATATTATTGCATTTGAAAACCAATTAGGTATTTCTCTCCCTGGAATTGTTTCCTGGACAAATCATCACCCCTGGTTTAAAAATATACTGGGTCTTTGCTACGATACTTTACCCTATCAACTGGGATTCTTACCCCTCCTGGTCATTGTTGCCGGGCAGTTTGAAAAAATCAGGCGTTTTTTTAGCTTGCTTTTGATTAGCTCATTGATTGGATTTGCAATTTATTATTTTTTCCCCACGGTTGCACCGGCTACTATGTATCAAACGGATGAATTTGCCATTGAGCAACTGGCAACTGGTATTAAATTTAATCAGCTGCATCAGCACATACCACCTACTACCATTCAGGGCGGAATGGTAGCATTTCCTTCATTTCACACCTTCTGGGCCTGGTATTGTCTTGAATTGATGTGCGGTTGGCCCATTGCTTTTAGCTTACTGCTAATCATTAATACACTTTTAATTTTAAGCTGCGTACTGCTGGGATGGCATTATCCACTGGATATCCTGGGGGCTTTTTTAATTATCTGGCTGTCAAATTATCTTTATATCAGTTGTAATAAATATTTACCCTCTTTACTGCGCACCGTTTTTCCTAAATTGCAAACGCGCTAAACATTATATGCAGCTTCCAAACTAACCGGCGACCTTCCTTGGAATGCCTGATGGCCGTAAGCCCTCCTCCTGCACCTGGCTTTTATTCAATGAGGGCAAGGCGTATTTACCCAGCGCTGCGCTCAATTGTTTGGGCAGATTAATATTTTGCTCAAGCGGAGTGTGTACTTCTATATACAGAGCATTATTAAGCCGGCCTATTTTGACTGGTTCATTAATTACCCGTACTGACGTTCCTACTGCAACCATATCAAAGAGAACTTCGATGTCTTCAGGAAGCATTCGGATACAACCCGCACTTACCCTGGATCCAACGCCATCTCGTCGATTAGTGCCATGGATAAGATACGTTGGCCACCCCAAACGAAACACGTGACGTCCCAACGGGTTACCAGCTCCGGGAGGGAACTCATTGGGTATTGGTGTGCCATGTTTTGCTGCTTCAGCCCTGACGTTCGCCGTAGGCCGCCATATTGGATCATGCTCCTTGCTGGTAACCCGGGTTTGACCTACAGGGGTATTCCAGCCTTCACGCCCAATACCCACAGGCATGGTTATGACTACATTATCATTGGGCGGGAAATAATATAAACGATACTCTGACAAATTAATTACCAATCCACTGCGTGGACCGGAAGGCAAGATGTATTGGCTCGGAATAACCAGTCGGGTTTGAGGGGGTAAGGGGCGAGTGGGATCAACACCCGGGTTGGCATTCAGCATTTCATAGTATCCCACATCATGACGAATACCAACCTCACTCAAGGTTTCACCAATCTGGGGATTCACGTACTCGATTTTTCCGACCACATCACCTTGATCAGGTAATACAAAAGTTTCAGCCTGGACCAAAAATATTTTAGTTAGGAATAATAGAAAAACAGCTAAACGCATAGTATTTATTCTCGGTAATGGCAGGATTACTCCTGCCATTAAGTTTGGAATTTACAAACTGCCATCGACCTTGAATCGCTCGCCGTATTGAGTTTGCAAAGTACTGAAAAGCTGGCTTAGCTTATCGCGGCCAAAATCTTTCGCATAATTCATAGGACCTCCACGGAATGGAGCAAATCCAGCGGCAAAGATCATTGCGCCATCAAGCAGATCACTGTCAGCAACAACTCCTTCACGTAAACAGGCAGCTGACTCATTAACCATCCTTAAAATTAAGCGATTAGCGATATCTTTTTCAGTTTTGGCCTGCACTTTCTTTTTAACAGGCTTGCCATTTTTATAGACATAAAAGCCCTCGCCTGTCTTGCGGCCTAACTTGCCATTTTTGACCATATCACGCAATTTCTGAGGAACAGTTCCACCATAATGCCTGGTCAGATTCTCAGCCACGGCAAGACATACATCCATACCTACTGTGTCGGCGAGCTCAACTGGCCCCATAAACATCCCGAATGCTTCGGCAGCCTCATCGATAGCCTCTCCGGAATAACCTTCTTCCAGTAATTGAACGCATTCCATCAAATAAGGCATAAGGACGCGATTAACCAGAAAACCTGGACTTGATTTCACGGGTAATGGAAGACGTCCGATTTGATTTACAAAGGCACAGGATTTATCGCGAACCTCTTTCATCGTCTTATTGCTGCTAACAACTTCCACCAGTTCCATTCTGGCAACAGGATTGAAATAATGAATGCCCACCAGTCGTTCGGGATGTTTCATAACCTGACTAATTTCATCCAAAGGAATACTTGAGGTGTTGGTTGCAATGATCGCATCCGCTCTGGCTTCTTCTTCCAGCTTTTTCATGATCTGCTGCTTTACTTCAAGATTCTCGAAAACAGCCTCAATAATCACATCAGCCCGTGCTACACCAAATCCATCCGGATCAGCAATCAGGCGATCCATCGCCGCCTGAATTAATCGGGGTTTTTTCAGCTTTTTCTTATACAGTGTATGAGCACGGCCTATTGCAGGTGCGATTTTGTTATAGTTCTGATCCTGCAGAGTAACTTTTAATCCTTTAAGAGCACACCAGGCAGCAATGTCCCCGCCCATGACACCAGCTCCAATTACATGCACATGTTTCGCCTTAAAGTCGCTATGTTTGGCAAAAGCCTTCATGCGCTCACGTAAAAGAAAGGCCCGAATCAAATTGCTGGCTGTATTACTCTGAGTAATCAGTTTTTCTACAGAGTCCGCCTCTTTCAGATAAGCCCTCTCCCCGGCGCCACCTTCTTTTTCCCAGAGATCAATGATGGCATAGGGTGCTGGATAATGTTGCTTTCTTACACGCTTGGAAACCTGATAGCGAAGAACAGGGGCTATAATTGCTCTCATCCAACCCATATTGGTAATCGATTGTAAAAACCGGGGCTTATGTTTACCTGGTTTATTTCTGATGAAATAAATGGCTGCTCTTCTCAGTTGTCTTTCAGGAACTACATCATCGACAAAACCAATTTGTTTTGCTGTTTTTGCAGAAACAGGCGCACCAGTTAGAATAACTCTGGATAAGGCATCGAAACCACCTACCAGCCGCGGCAAACGAACCGTTCCTCCCCAGCCAGGATGAATTCCAAGCATGACCTCCGGCAACCCAAGCCGCGTGCCCTCGTCATCGCTTGCAATCCGATAATCACAGGCCAGTGCCAGCTCTAATCCGCCTCCCATGCAAAATCCATCGATCATAGCCACCGTAGGTATCTTAAGCGATTCAAGCCGGGAAAAGACTGTTTGTCCTTTTCTAAGGAAGTTAACCGCTTCTTCCGGAGTTTTAAATTGAGAAAACGCATTGATATCAGCCCCTGCTATAAATCCTTTACTCTTTGCCGAATAAATAACCAAACCCGCCAGTTCGGTTTGTTTGGCAATATCCTGAAGAATGATATTCAACTCATCCAATACGTCCTGATTAATAGAGTTGACCGCCGCATCGTTTCTGTTGATTCCAAGCCACAGTATGCGATCTGTATCCGTATCGATTTCCCAATGATTGTAATTAGTCATTATCCTTTCACCTCTGTAACTCGTTCCAAATACATTGCGCCTCCCTGTCCACCTCCAATACAGATTGCCGCCATTCCTTTTTTACCATTTGTATGTTTCAGGGATTGCAAAACATGCAGAACAATTCTTGCTCCACTAGCCCCAATAGGATGACCAGCAGCGATAGCACCGCCATCCTGATTTAACTGGGCCAGCGAAGGCGCGCCCATTGGCTCCATTAAACCTAACTGATTCTGGCAGTACTCTTTATCGTCCCAGGCAGCCAGACATCCAAGAACCTGGGCAGCAAATGCCTCATTAATTTCCCAGCAATCAAGCTCTGACGGTTTCACATGCTGCCTTTCCATGATAGGGGTTGCTGCATGAACAGGTCCAAGCCCCATTTGAGAAGGATCAAGAGCCGACCATTGTGAGTCCACGATTTTACCCAAAACAGGTAACTTATATTTTTTAACTGCATCGGCACTGGCCAGAATCAAGAGACAAGCGCCATCAGTAATCTGGGAGCTGTTTCCAGCAGTAACCATCCCGTATTTCTTATCAAAAAATGGCTTAAGCTGGCCTAATTTTTCTACAGTAGAATCTGGTCGAATTCCATCATCCTGAGTATAAATTCTACCCTTGCTGTCGATAATCGGCACCACTTCTTCCATGCGATTTTCGGCATAAGCCTGAGCCAGGCGTTTATGACTATTCACGGCAAATGAATCCATTTGCTCACGGGTCAGATTAAAACGATAGGCTACTTTCTCAGCGGTTTGCCCCATATTTAATCCAACAATAGGATCAGTCAGGCCTCGGAGCAAAGCGATTACCGGCGCAAGAAAAGCAGGCCGAAATTGCGTAGCGAGAGCGAATCGCTGGCCAACGCTTTTAGCGGCAAACCATTTTCCAAGCCAGGATGCCATTTTCTGGTTAAAAAGCAGCGGTGCATGACTCATTGCATCCGTACCCCCTGCAAGCACCAGATTGCTGCGCCCAGAAGCAATTTGCATGGCGGCATTATCGAGAGCCTGCATCCCGGAAGCGCAGTTTCTCATCACAGTAAATGCAGGAACCTTATCGCCACAGCCAAGACGTAAAGCCACTACCCGGGCAATATTGGCTTCATCTGGCCCGGGCATTGCAGAACCAATGATAACTTCATCCAGATCAGAGGGTAAAAAAGGCTGCCGGTTTAAGAGTGGCAAGCCTG from Legionella quinlivanii encodes:
- a CDS encoding spermidine synthase, which translates into the protein MWKTFAGRCLYHSESGISVYDNFIFRWLSMGSPAIQSLINVYKPEKPGLNYISALILPARLFPGPSCLLGLGGAGAAHALSPVLTPFSLTAIEINEEIIQVAKTYFMTERLKNLNIINQDASTFITNNKTQFQHILVDLFDAHRFPPNCYNPQFFSDCQNALSANGYLSVNLANRKEQYPVFQWLKHQFDMSTLVLPVRKSMNMIIIAADKPALDILIEQLKARKIIRALAWDPIWNRIARTD
- the rplI gene encoding 50S ribosomal protein L9, with amino-acid sequence MEVILLEKVRNLGNLGDKVKVKPGYGRNFLIPQSKAVFATAKNIELFEQRRADLEKKAQQSLSNAEQRAAKLNDITVVINAMASDEGKLYGSVGASEIKDALKAQSVEVSKREIVMPEGPIHSIGDYVVEVHVHSDVIAKLQVQVASSK
- the rpsR gene encoding 30S ribosomal protein S18 translates to MSTTSYFRRKKMCRFSSEGSNEIDYKDINLLKNYITETGKIVPSRITGTQTRFQRQLAQAIKRARFLGLLPYCDSHK
- the rpsF gene encoding 30S ribosomal protein S6, whose product is MRHYEIVFLVHPDQSEQVPAMVERYEGIVTNNNGIIHRKEDWGRRQLAYPIAEVHKAHYILMNIECNQAALNELLNAFKFNDAIIRHMVIKRDEAITTESVQMKKEKDTRAA
- a CDS encoding carbon storage regulator, with the translated sequence MEIITLSFEEPLTVSINGEIVQIVAFKTPEHGNIKFGVEAPRSIKVHREEIHQAIKQKEKEAELVTE
- a CDS encoding phosphatase PAP2 family protein, with the protein product MPTTIFNHSCLLLQLLSLFSFASIAFAINCFFYQFPGNNYFPEGSAGIGTSLLLMLAGCRLLLNNNHHLVKILQEILLFYIIMSLIAFTTNAVQFTPFSPIDRYIIAFENQLGISLPGIVSWTNHHPWFKNILGLCYDTLPYQLGFLPLLVIVAGQFEKIRRFFSLLLISSLIGFAIYYFFPTVAPATMYQTDEFAIEQLATGIKFNQLHQHIPPTTIQGGMVAFPSFHTFWAWYCLELMCGWPIAFSLLLIINTLLILSCVLLGWHYPLDILGAFLIIWLSNYLYISCNKYLPSLLRTVFPKLQTR
- a CDS encoding L,D-transpeptidase family protein, which produces MRLAVFLLFLTKIFLVQAETFVLPDQGDVVGKIEYVNPQIGETLSEVGIRHDVGYYEMLNANPGVDPTRPLPPQTRLVIPSQYILPSGPRSGLVINLSEYRLYYFPPNDNVVITMPVGIGREGWNTPVGQTRVTSKEHDPIWRPTANVRAEAAKHGTPIPNEFPPGAGNPLGRHVFRLGWPTYLIHGTNRRDGVGSRVSAGCIRMLPEDIEVLFDMVAVGTSVRVINEPVKIGRLNNALYIEVHTPLEQNINLPKQLSAALGKYALPSLNKSQVQEEGLRPSGIPRKVAG
- a CDS encoding 3-hydroxyacyl-CoA dehydrogenase NAD-binding domain-containing protein gives rise to the protein MTNYNHWEIDTDTDRILWLGINRNDAAVNSINQDVLDELNIILQDIAKQTELAGLVIYSAKSKGFIAGADINAFSQFKTPEEAVNFLRKGQTVFSRLESLKIPTVAMIDGFCMGGGLELALACDYRIASDDEGTRLGLPEVMLGIHPGWGGTVRLPRLVGGFDALSRVILTGAPVSAKTAKQIGFVDDVVPERQLRRAAIYFIRNKPGKHKPRFLQSITNMGWMRAIIAPVLRYQVSKRVRKQHYPAPYAIIDLWEKEGGAGERAYLKEADSVEKLITQSNTASNLIRAFLLRERMKAFAKHSDFKAKHVHVIGAGVMGGDIAAWCALKGLKVTLQDQNYNKIAPAIGRAHTLYKKKLKKPRLIQAAMDRLIADPDGFGVARADVIIEAVFENLEVKQQIMKKLEEEARADAIIATNTSSIPLDEISQVMKHPERLVGIHYFNPVARMELVEVVSSNKTMKEVRDKSCAFVNQIGRLPLPVKSSPGFLVNRVLMPYLMECVQLLEEGYSGEAIDEAAEAFGMFMGPVELADTVGMDVCLAVAENLTRHYGGTVPQKLRDMVKNGKLGRKTGEGFYVYKNGKPVKKKVQAKTEKDIANRLILRMVNESAACLREGVVADSDLLDGAMIFAAGFAPFRGGPMNYAKDFGRDKLSQLFSTLQTQYGERFKVDGSL
- a CDS encoding acetyl-CoA C-acetyltransferase, whose translation is MKHKSSLSGRDVYVVDGLRTPFLKAKDVGPFTGSDLAVAAGLPLLNRQPFLPSDLDEVIIGSAMPGPDEANIARVVALRLGCGDKVPAFTVMRNCASGMQALDNAAMQIASGRSNLVLAGGTDAMSHAPLLFNQKMASWLGKWFAAKSVGQRFALATQFRPAFLAPVIALLRGLTDPIVGLNMGQTAEKVAYRFNLTREQMDSFAVNSHKRLAQAYAENRMEEVVPIIDSKGRIYTQDDGIRPDSTVEKLGQLKPFFDKKYGMVTAGNSSQITDGACLLILASADAVKKYKLPVLGKIVDSQWSALDPSQMGLGPVHAATPIMERQHVKPSELDCWEINEAFAAQVLGCLAAWDDKEYCQNQLGLMEPMGAPSLAQLNQDGGAIAAGHPIGASGARIVLHVLQSLKHTNGKKGMAAICIGGGQGGAMYLERVTEVKG